Proteins from a single region of Amycolatopsis sp. CA-230715:
- a CDS encoding HAD family hydrolase, translating to MGITVGFDLDMTLIDPRPGMVAAMDALAEESGLALDGEHFAANLGPPLDAVLRGFEAPEERIPELVARFRALYPGIVVPSTVALPGAAAALDAVRAAGGSTIVVTGKYGPNAALHLEALGFEVDTLVGELWSTEKAAALIEHGASVYVGDHLGDVRGALAADAVPVGVTTGPCERAELVDAGARVVFDSLEEFPGWFAENFHPAPAG from the coding sequence GTGGGCATCACCGTGGGGTTCGACCTGGACATGACGTTGATCGATCCGCGGCCCGGCATGGTCGCGGCGATGGACGCGCTCGCCGAGGAGTCCGGGCTCGCGCTCGACGGCGAGCACTTCGCGGCCAACCTCGGCCCGCCGCTCGACGCCGTGCTGCGCGGTTTCGAGGCGCCGGAGGAGCGGATCCCCGAACTCGTCGCGCGGTTCCGCGCGCTGTATCCGGGAATCGTGGTGCCCAGCACGGTCGCGCTGCCCGGCGCCGCGGCCGCGCTCGACGCCGTCCGCGCCGCAGGCGGGAGCACGATCGTGGTCACCGGCAAGTACGGGCCGAACGCCGCGCTGCACCTCGAAGCGCTCGGTTTCGAGGTCGACACGCTGGTAGGCGAACTGTGGTCGACCGAGAAGGCGGCGGCCCTGATCGAGCACGGCGCCTCGGTCTACGTTGGCGACCATCTGGGTGATGTTCGCGGCGCGCTGGCCGCGGACGCGGTGCCCGTCGGCGTCACCACGGGGCCGTGCGAGCGCGCGGAACTGGTGGACGCGGGCGCGCGCGTGGTGTTCGACTCGCTGGAGGAGTTCCCCGGCTGGTTCGCCGAGAACTTCCATCCGGCGCCCGCCGGCTAG
- a CDS encoding cold-shock protein, whose amino-acid sequence MPTGKVKWYDAEKGFGFVTQDGGEDVYIRKTALPQGVQALKAGQRLEFGVADGRRGPQALSVRLLDAPPSVAEARRRPAEELHGLIEDMIKLLELKVQPDLRRNRYPDRKHTKQIAEIMRAVARDLDP is encoded by the coding sequence GTGCCGACCGGCAAGGTCAAGTGGTACGACGCGGAAAAGGGTTTCGGGTTCGTCACCCAGGATGGCGGCGAGGACGTCTACATCCGGAAAACCGCGCTACCGCAAGGCGTGCAGGCGCTGAAGGCAGGCCAGCGGCTGGAGTTCGGCGTCGCCGACGGACGCCGCGGCCCGCAGGCCCTTTCGGTCCGCCTGCTCGACGCGCCGCCGTCGGTCGCCGAGGCGCGCCGCCGCCCGGCGGAGGAACTGCACGGCCTGATCGAGGACATGATCAAGCTCCTCGAGCTCAAGGTCCAGCCCGACCTCCGCCGCAACCGGTACCCGGATCGCAAGCACACCAAGCAGATCGCCGAGATCATGCGCGCGGTCGCGCGCGACCTCGATCCCTAA
- a CDS encoding DUF2771 family protein: MRHRLLALLPLGALALTGCGTPGPPEVTFFADGHAINAEPLIHCDVTVQKCEQSKDGAPKLKVRPGKPVQISVPSDVTETPWLVNVQYANAKGELQPVKQEVFTSGKQYAYTATTPAPDDQLLVVEIQQVGVATSVDATGKPNADAEGNPQLVARAVWSLQVQPG, encoded by the coding sequence ATGCGACACCGCCTGCTCGCCCTGCTCCCCCTCGGCGCTCTCGCGCTGACCGGTTGCGGCACACCGGGTCCGCCCGAAGTGACGTTCTTCGCCGATGGGCACGCCATCAACGCGGAGCCGCTCATCCACTGCGACGTCACGGTGCAGAAGTGCGAGCAGAGCAAGGACGGCGCCCCGAAGCTGAAGGTGCGCCCCGGCAAACCCGTGCAGATCTCGGTGCCCTCGGACGTCACCGAGACGCCGTGGCTGGTGAACGTGCAGTACGCCAACGCCAAGGGCGAGCTGCAGCCGGTCAAGCAGGAGGTCTTCACCAGCGGCAAGCAGTACGCCTACACGGCCACCACGCCGGCACCGGACGACCAACTCCTGGTCGTGGAGATCCAGCAGGTCGGCGTCGCCACTTCGGTGGACGCCACCGGCAAGCCGAACGCGGACGCCGAGGGCAACCCGCAGCTCGTCGCGAGGGCGGTCTGGTCGCTGCAGGTGCAGCCCGGCTGA
- a CDS encoding MFS transporter yields MARFGTPAGPGGPDAGRSGKGRAKRKSKRKWTPEPGASGPSWRMPAEQPPSRFYDDAPPPPAPPRRTPPRPDPVPPRPYHQPVPTADEAPTGAIPLGGPWQTPQPPPRGARPYPPSDPSARRTEPVHRDRTRQDVPPAQPPPGGYYPDTGDYEHYDTNGYAGEPRVEPEQEAVNRTTAAAGPGSIPRLPKKITVTRVAALRGRQLTGQAVGAFQRATKADGADKSGLTALTYAVLLNYASDAAMMIALANTLFISPTSADSSKGKVALYLLVTIAPFALVAPVIGPALDKIQRGRRLAMCVSSAGQAVMAVIMALHFDDWGLYPAALGMMVLSKSFTVLKAAVTPRVVPPEITLSKTNARLTVFGLVGGGVFGALAAGFNGIFGPSGALWFTGVICVAAAVQSMRIPSWVEVTEGEVPASLSAHPEKKKRQPMGRHVVVALWGNGAVRVVTGFLMMFPAFVVKAEAQGTDRSPLVQLLLLGIVGAAAGAGGFAGNALGSRLHFGKPDQVVLACVSAAFGACVLAAILPGLGTAAIVGLVGAAASALAKISLDAVIQDDLPEESRASAFGRSETVLQLAWCLGGAMGLLLPTTFWIGFMSVSILLALGLVQTFLVHRGTSLVPGLGGDRPLRPDAVASGPVPSGGPAGTRFRQGS; encoded by the coding sequence ATGGCGCGTTTCGGCACCCCAGCCGGACCCGGCGGCCCTGATGCGGGGCGGTCGGGCAAAGGTCGTGCCAAGCGCAAGAGCAAGCGCAAGTGGACGCCGGAACCGGGCGCGAGCGGCCCGTCGTGGCGGATGCCCGCCGAGCAGCCGCCGAGCCGCTTCTACGACGACGCGCCGCCGCCACCCGCACCGCCGCGTCGGACACCGCCGCGGCCCGACCCGGTACCGCCGCGGCCGTACCACCAGCCGGTGCCGACCGCTGACGAAGCACCCACGGGCGCCATCCCGCTCGGCGGGCCGTGGCAGACGCCCCAGCCGCCACCGCGCGGCGCGCGCCCCTACCCGCCGTCCGATCCCTCGGCACGCCGCACCGAACCGGTCCACCGCGATCGGACCAGGCAAGACGTGCCGCCGGCGCAGCCGCCGCCCGGCGGGTACTACCCCGACACGGGCGACTACGAGCACTACGACACCAACGGCTACGCGGGCGAACCGCGGGTCGAGCCCGAGCAGGAGGCCGTCAACCGGACCACCGCGGCTGCCGGGCCCGGCAGCATCCCGCGGCTGCCGAAGAAGATCACCGTCACCAGGGTCGCCGCGTTGCGCGGCAGGCAGCTGACCGGCCAGGCGGTCGGCGCGTTCCAGCGCGCGACCAAGGCCGACGGCGCCGACAAGTCGGGGCTCACCGCGCTCACCTACGCGGTGCTGCTCAACTACGCGAGCGACGCGGCGATGATGATCGCGCTGGCGAACACGCTGTTCATCTCGCCGACCAGCGCCGACAGCAGCAAGGGCAAGGTCGCGCTCTACCTGCTGGTCACGATCGCGCCGTTCGCGCTGGTCGCGCCCGTGATCGGGCCCGCGCTGGACAAGATCCAGCGCGGCAGGAGGCTCGCGATGTGCGTGTCCTCGGCTGGCCAGGCGGTGATGGCCGTGATCATGGCCCTGCACTTCGACGACTGGGGCCTGTACCCGGCGGCGCTGGGCATGATGGTGCTGTCGAAATCGTTCACGGTGCTCAAGGCGGCGGTCACGCCGAGAGTGGTGCCGCCCGAGATCACGCTGTCCAAGACGAACGCGCGGCTCACCGTGTTCGGGCTGGTCGGCGGGGGTGTGTTCGGCGCGCTCGCGGCCGGGTTCAACGGCATCTTCGGCCCGTCGGGCGCGCTGTGGTTCACCGGTGTGATCTGCGTCGCCGCGGCCGTGCAGTCGATGCGGATCCCCTCGTGGGTCGAGGTCACCGAGGGCGAAGTGCCTGCCTCGCTGTCCGCGCACCCCGAGAAGAAGAAGCGCCAGCCGATGGGCAGGCACGTGGTCGTCGCGCTGTGGGGCAACGGCGCGGTCCGCGTGGTCACCGGCTTCCTGATGATGTTCCCCGCGTTCGTGGTGAAGGCCGAGGCGCAGGGCACCGATCGCAGCCCGCTGGTGCAGCTCCTGCTGCTCGGCATCGTCGGCGCCGCGGCCGGTGCCGGCGGGTTCGCGGGCAACGCGCTCGGTTCGCGCCTGCACTTCGGCAAACCGGACCAGGTCGTCCTCGCGTGCGTGAGCGCGGCGTTCGGCGCGTGCGTGCTGGCCGCGATCCTGCCCGGCCTCGGTACCGCGGCCATCGTCGGACTCGTCGGGGCCGCGGCGAGCGCGCTGGCCAAGATCAGCCTGGACGCGGTGATCCAGGACGACCTGCCCGAGGAGTCGCGCGCGTCGGCGTTCGGCCGTTCGGAGACCGTGCTCCAGCTGGCCTGGTGCCTGGGCGGCGCGATGGGCCTGCTGCTGCCGACGACGTTCTGGATCGGCTTCATGTCGGTGTCGATCCTGCTCGCGCTCGGACTGGTCCAGACCTTCCTGGTGCACCGGGGCACCTCGCTGGTCCCCGGTCTCGGCGGGGATCGCCCGCTGCGCCCGGACGCGGTGGCGAGCGGTCCCGTCCCGAGCGGGGGACCGGCCGGGACGCGCTTCCGGCAGGGCTCGTAA
- a CDS encoding glutaminyl-peptide cyclotransferase produces the protein MRSFLVTALAVVLTLTGCAAAKPPPAQSPERLRVEVLGTLPHDATAFTEGLEFAGETLYEATGLAGKSFVTAGAPGQPARVRADLPAPLFGEGITVLGPTMWQLTWKDGIAIERDADTLAERRRVSYQGEGWGLCHRGDELVMSDGSSKLTFRDPRTFAETHSVSVHAGNRAYGSLNELECVGDAVYANVFETDRIVRIDPATGAVTAEIDASGLLTSAERATADVLNGIAAIPGTDEFLLAGKLWPKTFRVKLVPA, from the coding sequence ATGCGTTCGTTCCTCGTCACGGCGCTCGCGGTCGTTCTGACGCTCACCGGCTGCGCGGCGGCGAAACCCCCGCCCGCGCAGTCGCCGGAAAGGCTGCGCGTCGAGGTGCTCGGCACGCTCCCGCACGACGCAACCGCCTTCACCGAGGGCCTCGAGTTCGCGGGCGAAACGCTGTACGAGGCCACCGGCCTCGCCGGGAAGTCGTTCGTCACGGCGGGCGCACCCGGTCAGCCCGCCCGCGTTCGAGCGGATCTCCCCGCACCCCTGTTCGGCGAGGGCATCACCGTGCTCGGCCCCACGATGTGGCAGCTGACCTGGAAGGACGGCATCGCGATCGAACGGGACGCCGACACGCTCGCCGAACGGCGGCGCGTGAGCTACCAGGGTGAAGGCTGGGGTCTGTGCCACCGCGGCGACGAACTCGTGATGAGCGACGGGTCCTCGAAACTGACCTTTCGCGACCCGCGCACGTTCGCCGAGACGCACTCGGTGAGCGTGCACGCGGGCAACCGCGCCTACGGCAGCCTGAACGAGCTGGAATGCGTCGGCGACGCGGTGTATGCGAACGTCTTCGAGACCGACCGCATCGTGCGCATCGACCCTGCGACCGGCGCGGTGACCGCGGAGATCGACGCTTCGGGCCTGCTCACCTCGGCCGAACGGGCCACCGCGGACGTCCTCAACGGCATCGCGGCCATCCCGGGCACCGACGAATTCCTGCTCGCCGGGAAGCTGTGGCCGAAGACGTTCAGGGTGAAGCTCGTCCCAGCTTGA
- a CDS encoding DUF3027 domain-containing protein — MTLLLTLDDGSVQRALANAVEPARAAAVAEAGAPSVGEHVGVDREDAVSATHRFEAKVPGYRGWHWSVTVATVGEDEPVTISEVVLRPGPDALVAPAWVPWDRRVRAGDLGVGDIFPTDSDDPRLAPAYLASDDPAIEETAVDAGLGRVHVLSRHGRLDAAERWRDGEFGPRSDMARSAPGVCGTCGFFMPLAGSLRAAFGVCGNEISPGDGHVVNVEYGCGAHSETEIEASSSIPVAELVYDDSLLDMEPLPDEPAAEVPAAEASAAEATAAEASAAEVPVAVGAGTNQESEAASAQPGETASAEPTVGEPEPASASTAGTHEPEASSSPTAEERKVEAPSGPSVEEYKVEAPSADVEVDHLADVAGDREAEAASAPVEETSSLGTSPGAAVEETSELGTSSAPAEGAAEPEVSSVPAAQGVGAEDTSVSAVQGVDKEGASVQVGQAVESEGASAPAERGTEAEEASVSVGQGVESEVPSVLNTQAAESEGASGPVGQGAESEEASASAGDAREVEVAEAPAEAFVAPNVAESPSAEEAAPGQQSAVVESAEAEAASGQGAEPEGASAADQPAATEQTAAAPEPGDD, encoded by the coding sequence ATGACTTTGCTGCTCACCCTCGACGACGGCTCGGTCCAGCGCGCGCTCGCGAACGCGGTCGAACCGGCGCGGGCCGCGGCCGTGGCGGAAGCGGGCGCCCCGTCGGTGGGCGAGCACGTCGGCGTCGACCGCGAGGACGCGGTTTCCGCGACCCACCGGTTCGAGGCGAAGGTGCCCGGGTACCGCGGCTGGCACTGGTCGGTCACGGTCGCGACCGTGGGCGAGGACGAGCCGGTGACCATCAGCGAGGTCGTGCTGCGCCCCGGCCCGGACGCGCTGGTCGCCCCGGCTTGGGTGCCGTGGGATCGCCGCGTGCGCGCCGGTGACCTCGGGGTCGGCGACATCTTCCCGACCGACTCGGACGATCCGCGCCTGGCGCCCGCGTACCTCGCGTCGGACGATCCCGCGATCGAGGAGACCGCGGTCGACGCCGGGCTCGGCCGGGTGCACGTGCTGTCCCGGCACGGCAGGCTCGACGCCGCCGAGCGCTGGCGCGACGGTGAGTTCGGGCCGAGGTCGGACATGGCTCGCAGCGCGCCGGGTGTCTGCGGGACCTGTGGCTTCTTCATGCCGCTCGCCGGGTCGCTGCGCGCCGCGTTCGGCGTGTGCGGCAACGAGATCTCGCCCGGCGACGGCCACGTCGTCAACGTCGAGTACGGCTGCGGGGCTCACTCGGAAACGGAGATCGAAGCCAGCTCCTCGATCCCGGTGGCGGAACTGGTCTACGACGATTCGCTGCTCGACATGGAGCCGTTGCCCGACGAGCCCGCGGCTGAAGTACCGGCCGCCGAAGCATCCGCTGCCGAAGCGACGGCCGCCGAAGCATCGGCTGCCGAAGTGCCGGTCGCGGTGGGAGCCGGTACGAACCAGGAATCGGAGGCCGCCTCCGCTCAGCCGGGTGAGACTGCCTCCGCCGAGCCCACTGTCGGCGAGCCGGAGCCCGCCTCCGCTTCCACTGCGGGCACCCATGAGCCGGAGGCCTCCTCCAGTCCGACTGCCGAAGAGCGCAAGGTGGAGGCGCCCTCCGGTCCTTCCGTCGAGGAGTACAAGGTGGAGGCTCCCTCCGCTGACGTGGAGGTCGACCACCTCGCTGATGTGGCTGGCGATCGCGAGGCGGAGGCTGCCTCCGCTCCTGTTGAGGAGACCTCCAGCCTGGGAACTTCCCCTGGTGCTGCCGTTGAGGAGACATCCGAGCTGGGGACTTCCTCTGCTCCGGCGGAAGGTGCCGCCGAGCCGGAGGTGTCCTCCGTTCCGGCCGCGCAGGGTGTCGGGGCGGAGGACACCTCCGTTTCGGCTGTGCAGGGTGTCGATAAGGAGGGTGCCTCCGTTCAGGTCGGGCAGGCCGTCGAGTCGGAGGGGGCCTCCGCTCCGGCTGAACGGGGTACCGAGGCGGAGGAGGCCTCTGTTTCAGTCGGGCAGGGTGTCGAGTCGGAGGTGCCCTCCGTTTTGAACACGCAGGCCGCCGAGTCGGAGGGGGCCTCCGGTCCGGTTGGGCAGGGGGCGGAGTCGGAGGAGGCCTCCGCTTCTGCTGGTGATGCGCGTGAGGTGGAGGTGGCCGAGGCTCCGGCTGAAGCTTTTGTTGCTCCGAATGTCGCCGAGTCGCCGTCTGCCGAGGAAGCTGCCCCCGGACAGCAGTCCGCCGTAGTCGAGTCGGCTGAAGCGGAGGCGGCCTCCGGGCAAGGTGCTGAACCGGAGGGGGCCTCCGCGGCTGACCAGCCCGCTGCCACCGAGCAGACCGCTGCGGCGCCCGAGCCTGGTGACGACTGA